In one window of Protaetiibacter larvae DNA:
- a CDS encoding ABC transporter ATP-binding protein, translating to MAGSFDESGADLELVGVTKRFPGFTAIENLNLTIPAGSFFALLGPSGCGKTTTLRLVAGLEEATAGRILIGGKDVSNTKPHQRPVNTVFQSYALFPHMTVLANVAFGLKRRGIAHAQELAHEALRLVELDHLAARRPTQLSGGQAQRVALARAIVNRPALLLLDEPLGALDLKLRRQMQLELKNIQSEVGLTFLHVTHDQEEAMTMADTVAVMNKGRIEQMGAPEELYELPRTAFVANFLGQSNLFTGDVVTSGKDALTVDIAGIGIKVPRERAQRHAGEVTIGVRPEKLTLHPTKPAAQASANVLGPGTVIDVSFTGVSTQYLVQIPGLPVVTVFAQNMVFGPVVERGAEVWVSWSVEHGFGLADEPEAEPKFADDDDTQSIAVQRRQRLEDELDEA from the coding sequence ATGGCCGGTTCGTTCGACGAGTCCGGTGCCGATCTCGAACTGGTCGGCGTCACCAAGCGATTCCCGGGCTTCACGGCGATCGAGAACCTCAACCTGACCATCCCGGCCGGGTCGTTCTTCGCGCTGCTGGGACCGTCGGGATGCGGCAAGACGACCACCCTGCGGCTCGTCGCCGGTCTCGAGGAGGCCACCGCGGGCCGCATCCTGATCGGCGGCAAGGATGTCTCGAACACCAAGCCGCACCAGCGGCCCGTCAACACGGTGTTCCAGAGCTACGCCCTGTTCCCGCACATGACGGTGCTCGCGAACGTCGCCTTCGGGCTCAAGCGCCGCGGGATCGCGCACGCGCAGGAGCTCGCCCACGAGGCCCTGCGCCTCGTGGAGCTCGACCATCTCGCGGCGCGCCGGCCCACCCAGCTCTCGGGCGGGCAGGCCCAGCGCGTGGCGCTCGCGCGCGCCATCGTCAACCGTCCGGCCCTGCTGCTGCTCGACGAGCCGCTCGGCGCCCTCGACCTGAAACTGCGTCGCCAGATGCAGCTCGAGCTGAAGAACATCCAGAGCGAGGTGGGGCTCACCTTCCTGCACGTCACGCACGACCAGGAGGAGGCCATGACGATGGCCGACACGGTCGCCGTGATGAACAAGGGGCGCATCGAGCAGATGGGCGCGCCCGAGGAGCTCTACGAGCTGCCGCGCACCGCATTCGTGGCCAACTTCCTCGGGCAGTCGAACCTCTTCACGGGCGACGTCGTCACCTCCGGCAAGGACGCCCTCACGGTCGACATCGCGGGCATCGGCATCAAGGTGCCGCGCGAGCGCGCCCAGCGCCACGCCGGGGAGGTCACCATCGGGGTGCGCCCCGAGAAGCTCACCCTGCACCCCACGAAGCCCGCGGCGCAGGCGTCCGCCAACGTGCTCGGCCCCGGAACCGTCATCGACGTGTCGTTCACCGGCGTCAGCACCCAGTACCTCGTGCAGATCCCGGGTCTGCCCGTGGTGACGGTGTTCGCACAGAACATGGTGTTCGGGCCGGTCGTCGAGCGCGGCGCCGAGGTGTGGGTCTCCTGGAGCGTCGAGCACGGCTTCGGTCTCGCCGACGAACCGGAGGCGGAACCCAAGTTCGCGGACGACGACGACACCCAGTCCATCGCGGTGCAGCGCAGGCAGCGCCTCGAGGACGAGCTGGACGAGGCCTGA
- a CDS encoding transaminase encodes MYEDRDRLTTLWGEELQLFRELHPRSGELWEQARAHLPGGVPMLWMAKWPGDWPVYVADAAGAHFRCADGIDHVDLCLGDTGAMVGHAPAASVAAINERLAKGATFMLPTADAAAAAGLLAERFGLTEWQFTLSATDANRHVLRYARQATGRRKVLVIDHCYHGTVDEAYATLDDAGRVVSRRGNIGAPVPLDETTVVVEFDDVTGLEAALATGEVAAVLVEPAMTNVGIVLPQPGWHEAVRAACDRTGTILVIDETHTLCAGPGGMTARDGLRPDVVVVGKTIGGGIPAAAWGMTHELAERVRDSLAWGGEGREDLDVGGVGGTLAGNAVSLAGIRATLAEVLTPEVYPGMIARAAEWTAGVQAAIDEFGAPWQVTQLGARAEYSFRPTAPVNGREAADAEDFALQQYLHLHALNRGILVTPFHNMALMSPATTSADVERHTVAFRQAVASLYA; translated from the coding sequence ATGTACGAGGACCGCGATCGGCTCACGACGCTGTGGGGCGAAGAGCTGCAGCTGTTCCGCGAGCTGCACCCGCGCTCGGGGGAGCTGTGGGAGCAGGCTCGCGCGCACCTGCCCGGCGGGGTGCCCATGCTGTGGATGGCGAAGTGGCCGGGCGACTGGCCCGTGTACGTGGCGGATGCCGCGGGCGCCCACTTCCGCTGCGCGGACGGCATCGACCACGTCGACCTGTGCCTCGGCGACACGGGGGCGATGGTGGGCCACGCGCCCGCCGCATCCGTCGCCGCGATCAACGAACGGCTCGCGAAGGGCGCCACCTTCATGCTGCCGACCGCGGACGCCGCGGCCGCGGCGGGGCTGCTCGCCGAGCGCTTCGGACTGACGGAGTGGCAGTTCACCCTCTCGGCCACCGACGCCAACCGGCACGTGCTGCGCTACGCACGGCAGGCGACCGGCCGGCGCAAGGTGCTCGTGATCGACCACTGCTACCACGGCACCGTCGACGAGGCATACGCGACCCTCGACGACGCGGGACGCGTGGTGTCGCGGCGCGGAAACATCGGGGCGCCGGTGCCGCTCGACGAGACCACCGTCGTGGTGGAGTTCGACGACGTGACGGGGCTCGAGGCGGCGCTCGCGACGGGCGAGGTCGCCGCCGTGCTCGTCGAGCCCGCCATGACGAACGTCGGCATCGTGCTGCCGCAGCCCGGCTGGCACGAGGCGGTGCGCGCCGCCTGCGACCGCACCGGCACGATTCTCGTGATCGACGAGACCCACACCCTGTGTGCGGGCCCGGGGGGCATGACCGCGCGCGACGGGCTGCGGCCGGACGTCGTGGTCGTCGGCAAGACGATCGGCGGCGGCATCCCGGCGGCGGCCTGGGGCATGACGCACGAGCTCGCCGAACGGGTGCGCGACAGCCTCGCCTGGGGCGGCGAGGGTCGCGAGGACCTCGACGTCGGGGGAGTGGGCGGCACCCTCGCCGGCAACGCCGTCTCGCTCGCCGGCATCCGCGCGACGCTCGCCGAGGTGCTCACCCCCGAGGTGTACCCGGGGATGATCGCGCGCGCCGCCGAATGGACCGCCGGCGTGCAGGCGGCGATCGACGAGTTCGGCGCCCCCTGGCAGGTGACCCAGCTCGGCGCACGCGCCGAGTACAGCTTCCGTCCCACGGCACCCGTGAACGGGCGCGAGGCGGCGGATGCCGAGGACTTCGCCCTGCAGCAGTATCTGCACCTGCACGCCCTCAACCGCGGCATCCTCGTGACGCCGTTCCACAACATGGCGCTCATGTCGCCTGCCACTACCTCCGCCGACGTCGAGCGCCACACGGTCGCCTTCCGCCAGGCGGTCGCATCCCTCTACGCGTGA
- a CDS encoding ABC transporter substrate-binding protein yields the protein MSRSLPEDPLIRSLVVQARRAQLSRRTMLQGAGIGAAALTLAACAPSGGGKPSPAEDTSETDKTLTWANWPLYLDTDDDGNHPTLDQFTKETGIAVDYREDVEDNEQFYSKVKDQLALGQDIGADTVCLTDWMVDRWIRLGYTQTLDDANIPNKKNLEPSLLNVDFDEGRTQSLPWQGGFAGICWNKEEVPNGLRSVSDLWDPALKGRVGVLSEMRDTLGLIMLEQGVDISADFTDAQFGAAISIFEQKVKSGQIRNIKGNSYAEDLANGDTIAAIVWSGDVTTLNAENGDKWEFAIPDGGGTIWNDNFLVPVGSPRKTNAEKLIDFYYDPEIAAQVAAWVNYITPVVGAREAAEAIDPSLVDNQLIFPNEETLSKVKRFRSLTPAEDQAYRSEFQRVLLGA from the coding sequence ATGTCCCGGTCTCTTCCCGAAGATCCCCTGATCCGCAGCCTCGTCGTGCAGGCGCGCCGAGCCCAGCTCAGTCGCCGCACGATGCTCCAGGGCGCCGGAATCGGCGCTGCGGCGCTGACGCTCGCGGCCTGCGCGCCGAGCGGCGGCGGCAAGCCCTCACCGGCGGAGGACACCTCCGAGACCGACAAGACCCTCACCTGGGCGAACTGGCCGCTCTACCTCGACACGGACGACGACGGGAACCACCCGACGCTCGACCAGTTCACGAAGGAGACCGGCATCGCCGTCGACTATCGCGAGGACGTCGAGGACAACGAGCAGTTCTACAGCAAGGTCAAGGACCAGCTCGCTCTCGGTCAGGACATCGGCGCCGACACCGTGTGCCTCACCGACTGGATGGTCGACCGCTGGATCCGCCTCGGCTACACCCAGACCCTCGACGACGCCAACATCCCGAACAAGAAGAACCTCGAGCCGAGCCTGCTCAACGTCGATTTCGACGAGGGCCGCACGCAGTCGCTCCCCTGGCAGGGCGGATTCGCCGGCATCTGCTGGAACAAGGAGGAGGTGCCGAACGGTCTGCGCTCGGTGAGCGACCTCTGGGACCCGGCGCTCAAGGGCCGCGTCGGGGTGCTCAGCGAGATGCGCGACACGCTCGGCCTCATCATGCTCGAGCAGGGCGTCGACATCTCCGCCGACTTCACCGACGCGCAGTTCGGCGCCGCGATCTCGATCTTCGAACAGAAGGTCAAGTCGGGGCAGATCCGCAACATCAAGGGCAACTCCTACGCCGAGGACCTCGCCAACGGCGACACCATCGCCGCGATCGTCTGGTCGGGCGACGTGACCACCCTCAACGCCGAGAACGGCGACAAGTGGGAGTTCGCGATCCCGGATGGCGGCGGCACGATCTGGAACGACAACTTCCTCGTGCCGGTCGGATCGCCGCGCAAGACGAACGCCGAGAAGCTCATCGATTTCTACTACGACCCCGAGATCGCCGCGCAGGTGGCCGCCTGGGTGAACTACATCACCCCCGTGGTCGGAGCCCGCGAGGCGGCGGAGGCGATCGATCCCTCGCTCGTCGACAACCAGCTGATCTTCCCGAACGAGGAGACGCTCTCGAAGGTCAAGCGCTTCCGTTCCCTGACCCCCGCTGAGGACCAGGCCTACCGGTCCGAGTTCCAGCGGGTGCTGCTCGGAGCCTGA
- a CDS encoding ABC transporter permease, whose protein sequence is MNRRGFGTWAVGVYSILALAIMLIPIVYTIVFSFNDARRTNIIWRGFTLDNWLGICNDERVCESFGNSIFVGVVATLIATILGTMIAIAIVRYTFRLRTLITVLLFLPMATPEVVLGSGLGSQFVNLGVERGLWSIIVAHIMFCISFVVVTVRARVASLDPALEEAGRDLYASPAQVFWRVTLPLLMPGILAAALLCFALSFDDFIITNFVSGNAETFPKFVYVAAARGIPPQANVIASAVFFLAIILVVISQVSAGIRQRRLAKTG, encoded by the coding sequence GTGAACCGCCGCGGATTCGGCACCTGGGCGGTCGGGGTCTACTCGATCCTCGCGCTCGCCATCATGCTCATCCCGATCGTGTACACGATCGTGTTCTCGTTCAACGACGCCCGGCGCACCAACATCATCTGGCGCGGCTTCACGCTCGACAACTGGCTCGGCATCTGCAACGACGAGCGGGTCTGCGAGTCCTTCGGCAACAGCATCTTCGTGGGCGTCGTGGCGACGCTCATCGCCACGATCCTCGGCACGATGATCGCCATCGCGATCGTGCGGTACACCTTCCGCCTGCGCACCCTCATCACGGTGCTGCTGTTCCTGCCGATGGCGACGCCCGAGGTCGTGCTCGGTTCGGGACTCGGCTCGCAGTTCGTGAACCTGGGGGTCGAGCGCGGACTGTGGTCGATCATCGTCGCGCACATCATGTTCTGCATCAGCTTCGTGGTGGTCACCGTGCGGGCCCGCGTCGCGAGTCTCGACCCCGCCCTCGAGGAGGCCGGGCGCGACCTCTACGCGAGCCCCGCCCAGGTGTTCTGGCGGGTCACCCTGCCCCTGCTCATGCCGGGCATCCTCGCGGCGGCCCTGCTGTGCTTCGCGCTCAGCTTCGACGACTTCATCATCACCAACTTCGTCTCCGGCAACGCGGAGACCTTCCCGAAGTTCGTCTACGTCGCCGCCGCCCGCGGCATCCCGCCGCAGGCGAACGTCATCGCCTCGGCCGTGTTCTTCCTCGCGATCATCCTCGTGGTGATCTCGCAAGTGTCGGCGGGCATCCGTCAACGCCGGCTCGCCAAGACCGGGTGA
- a CDS encoding asparaginase translates to MTGPLDAASSVELAVVERSGWPESRHLGAAVLVGADGGILRALGDPDALVYPRSTLKLVQATAVARLGVAFDAEETVLSAASHAGTPAHVAVVERMLAGAGLDAAALQCPPDWPGDPASRRAASRPERITMNCSGKHSGFLAAAVMNGWDTASYLDPEHPVQRAVLALAAELAGEPLAHLGVDGCGAPVPVLSLAGLARAASRTARAGTALGDAIRAHAWALDGPGRANTVVIERTGLIAKLGAEGVLVLVTPTGEAVAVKSLDGAHRATTPVALELLVREGLLDQALAASTLAELADPYTTLRLAF, encoded by the coding sequence GTGACCGGCCCGCTCGACGCCGCGAGCTCGGTCGAGCTCGCCGTCGTCGAGCGATCGGGCTGGCCCGAGTCGCGGCATCTCGGTGCCGCGGTGCTCGTGGGCGCCGACGGCGGCATCCTGCGCGCGCTCGGCGACCCCGACGCGCTCGTGTACCCACGGTCGACGCTCAAGCTCGTCCAGGCGACCGCGGTTGCGCGACTGGGGGTCGCGTTCGACGCCGAGGAGACCGTGCTCTCGGCCGCGAGCCACGCCGGAACGCCCGCGCATGTGGCGGTCGTCGAGCGGATGCTCGCCGGTGCAGGACTCGATGCCGCTGCGCTGCAGTGCCCGCCCGACTGGCCGGGAGATCCGGCGTCGCGCCGCGCAGCGAGTCGACCCGAGCGGATCACCATGAACTGCTCGGGCAAGCACTCCGGCTTCCTCGCCGCAGCGGTGATGAACGGCTGGGACACCGCGAGCTACCTCGACCCCGAGCACCCCGTGCAGCGTGCGGTGCTCGCGCTCGCCGCGGAGCTCGCGGGCGAGCCGCTCGCGCACCTCGGAGTGGACGGCTGCGGAGCCCCCGTGCCGGTGCTGAGCCTCGCGGGTCTCGCGCGCGCCGCCTCGCGCACGGCACGCGCCGGCACCGCACTCGGCGACGCGATCCGCGCCCACGCCTGGGCGCTCGACGGCCCGGGACGCGCCAACACCGTCGTCATCGAGCGCACCGGACTCATCGCCAAGCTCGGCGCCGAGGGCGTTCTCGTGCTCGTCACGCCCACGGGCGAGGCCGTCGCGGTGAAATCGCTCGACGGCGCCCACCGCGCCACGACGCCCGTCGCCCTCGAGCTGCTGGTGCGCGAGGGTCTCCTCGACCAGGCCCTCGCCGCCTCGACGCTCGCCGAGCTCGCCGACCCCTACACGACCCTGCGCCTCGCGTTCTGA
- the ald gene encoding alanine dehydrogenase, whose product MKVGVPSEVKDNEFRVAITPSGVHELSANGHEVLIQTGAGEGSSITDEDYRAAGARIVADADTAWGEAELVLKVKEPVESEYRQFRDGLVLFTYLHLAAEERLTRELVARGVTAIAYETVQAPSGALPLLAPMSEVAGRLAPIVGANVMMRPHGGPGLLVPGVPGTRPAQLVVLGGGVAGTNAVAVAVGLGAQVTVLDTNIARLRELDAHYAGRVRTIASNSFEIERAVLDADLVIGSVLVPGAKAPKLVTNALVSRMRPGSVLVDIAIDQGGCFEDSHPTTHTDPTFTVHGSLFYCVANMPGAVANTSTYALTNATLPYARAIANAGWREALRADAALARGLNVHAGRVVNAAVAAAHGLAPEEFTIGLA is encoded by the coding sequence ATGAAGGTCGGTGTTCCGAGCGAGGTCAAGGACAACGAGTTCCGCGTCGCGATCACCCCCTCCGGGGTCCACGAGTTGAGCGCGAACGGTCACGAGGTGCTCATCCAGACCGGGGCGGGCGAGGGCTCCTCGATCACCGACGAGGACTACCGCGCGGCCGGTGCGCGCATCGTCGCGGATGCCGACACGGCGTGGGGCGAGGCGGAGCTCGTGCTCAAGGTCAAGGAGCCCGTCGAGAGCGAGTACCGGCAGTTCCGCGACGGTCTCGTGCTGTTCACCTACCTGCATCTCGCGGCGGAGGAGCGGCTCACGCGTGAGCTCGTGGCGCGCGGGGTGACGGCGATCGCCTACGAGACCGTGCAGGCGCCCTCGGGCGCGCTGCCGCTGCTCGCGCCGATGAGCGAGGTCGCGGGGCGCCTCGCGCCGATCGTCGGGGCGAACGTCATGATGCGCCCGCACGGCGGACCGGGTCTGCTCGTGCCCGGAGTTCCCGGAACCCGGCCCGCGCAGCTCGTCGTGCTGGGCGGCGGGGTCGCCGGCACCAATGCGGTCGCGGTCGCCGTGGGGCTGGGGGCCCAGGTCACGGTGCTCGACACCAACATCGCCCGCCTGCGGGAGCTGGACGCCCACTACGCCGGCCGGGTGCGCACGATCGCGTCCAACAGCTTCGAGATCGAGCGAGCCGTGCTCGACGCCGACCTCGTGATCGGTTCCGTCCTGGTGCCCGGCGCGAAGGCGCCCAAGCTCGTGACGAACGCGCTCGTGTCGCGCATGCGGCCCGGCAGCGTGCTCGTCGACATCGCGATCGACCAGGGCGGCTGCTTCGAGGACTCGCATCCGACCACTCACACCGACCCGACGTTCACGGTGCACGGCTCGCTGTTCTACTGCGTGGCCAACATGCCGGGCGCGGTCGCGAACACCTCGACCTACGCCCTCACGAATGCGACGCTCCCCTACGCGCGCGCGATCGCGAACGCGGGATGGCGCGAGGCGCTGCGCGCGGACGCGGCCCTCGCCCGCGGACTCAACGTGCACGCGGGCCGTGTGGTCAACGCCGCCGTCGCCGCGGCCCACGGGCTCGCACCCGAGGAGTTCACGATCGGTCTCGCCTGA
- a CDS encoding ABC transporter permease yields the protein MAFGAFANTGPDLAAAAPRRRSYIALILLLPGILYLLATFVAPLVSLVLTSFKEPGGSFDVGEYVYAFRWENYAEALSRFGEIFLRTFAYSAVATILALLISYPLAYFIGVNLRRYPLWQNLALILVIAPFFISFLLRTLALKAIFADEGPIVSFLQSVGIMGPEDYLNGTAFTVIFGLTYNYIPFMTLPIYASLERLDLRYVEAGSDLYAGPVQRFWRIILPLSLPGVVSGTLLTFIPASGDYVNASKDFLGSTNTVMAGNVINDLFFQSFYPVSAAVSILLMIAILIPVTAYVARSGSDDLL from the coding sequence GTGGCGTTCGGAGCCTTCGCCAACACGGGCCCCGACCTCGCGGCCGCCGCTCCGCGTCGACGCAGCTACATCGCGCTCATCCTGCTGCTCCCGGGCATCCTCTACCTTCTCGCGACCTTCGTGGCGCCGCTCGTCTCGCTCGTGCTCACGAGCTTCAAGGAGCCGGGCGGCAGCTTCGACGTCGGCGAATACGTGTACGCCTTCCGCTGGGAGAACTACGCGGAGGCGCTCAGCCGTTTCGGCGAGATCTTCCTGCGCACCTTCGCGTACTCGGCCGTCGCCACGATCCTCGCGCTGCTCATCAGCTACCCGCTCGCCTACTTCATCGGCGTGAACCTGCGCCGCTATCCCCTGTGGCAGAACCTCGCGCTCATCCTCGTGATCGCACCGTTCTTCATCAGCTTCCTGCTGCGCACCCTCGCCCTCAAGGCGATCTTCGCCGACGAGGGTCCGATCGTGTCGTTCCTGCAGTCGGTCGGGATCATGGGCCCCGAGGACTACCTCAACGGCACGGCGTTCACCGTCATCTTCGGTCTCACCTACAACTACATCCCGTTCATGACCTTGCCGATCTACGCCTCGCTCGAGCGCCTCGACCTGCGCTACGTCGAGGCGGGGAGCGACCTCTACGCGGGCCCCGTGCAACGGTTCTGGCGGATCATCCTGCCGCTGTCGCTGCCGGGCGTCGTCTCGGGGACACTGCTGACCTTCATCCCGGCATCGGGCGACTACGTCAACGCCAGCAAGGACTTCCTCGGCTCGACGAACACGGTGATGGCGGGCAACGTCATCAACGACCTGTTCTTCCAGAGCTTCTACCCGGTGTCGGCCGCGGTGTCGATCCTGCTCATGATCGCCATCCTCATCCCCGTCACGGCATACGTCGCGCGCAGCGGATCGGATGACCTGCTGTGA
- a CDS encoding FtsK/SpoIIIE domain-containing protein — MPSDTERIALPVLAAPPPPPPFPFLAVIAPVVLAVVMWAITSSPYALAFAALGPVVAVAGVVDGRRSARRLRRRSIAEAARGLAAVAAEVDARLELRRRRLETSAAQARGSGASLLLGTADAPSGLELLGSGLDAVAELAGTLERLRARAATIPGAPFLARDVPELAVEGPAPLVAAFCRALVLQAAASCDPRTGWLRAPAGERWAEALPLRVMHAAGWEVGDGERSVLRIVVGGSVGSSPARPRVRLDDSAGSHATIEGVPDALLAGPVAFIPALVSAAEAEHRARELARSAAHAEQDPAAALPERVELSALLADDPPADVAPSALRAVIGQDADGPVAIDLALEGPHALVAGTTGSGKSELLVSWVLALAAGRSPREVVFLLVDFKGGASFAPLAGLPHVVGVVSDLDPSGATRAVASLRAELHRRERVLALHGARAIEELAPGTLPRLVVVVDEFAALAALDPELATVFSDLAARGRSLGLHLVLCTQRPSGVIRDAVLANVTLRVCLRVLDRADSVAVTGGDRAAAIPAAARGRAVLLGSGETREVQFAIASAADIRAVGEHWPGKPDDEARPWRDPLPALVEPASLPRGRRGAVIGLVDLPAEQRRDGLELELWAAGALLVVGSAGSGRTATLVALARTVDAEVRWVPDDAAELWQAIRTPGAGRVLVVADDLDRTLAAADPEQRADLVEALVNALRDTRRSGIALAASTRTTGGVLHGVAGGFEQRLLLRMPNREEHLLAGGEAAGFQAARRPGSAVWHGHEAQLAWWGTEPPASWRAPLPEVELAHGAWAIVTPRPAAWVARLTAAGLRVAALESALACGADAAPLLVGDVDAWLGDYARLGAVRREGRMLFLDCTGADHRALTRGRAALPPLGRDGLEGWALEEGVTRRVSIALD, encoded by the coding sequence ATGCCGTCCGACACCGAGCGCATCGCCCTGCCCGTCCTCGCGGCACCACCGCCCCCGCCGCCGTTCCCGTTCCTCGCCGTGATCGCGCCCGTCGTGCTCGCCGTCGTCATGTGGGCGATCACCTCGTCGCCGTACGCGCTCGCCTTCGCCGCGCTCGGCCCCGTCGTCGCGGTCGCCGGAGTCGTCGACGGACGACGCAGCGCGCGTCGGCTGCGGCGCCGGTCGATCGCCGAGGCCGCCCGAGGTCTCGCGGCGGTCGCCGCGGAGGTGGACGCCCGGCTCGAGCTGCGTCGGCGTCGTCTCGAGACGAGCGCCGCACAGGCGAGGGGCTCGGGAGCGTCGCTCCTGCTCGGCACCGCGGACGCGCCGTCCGGTCTCGAGCTCCTCGGCAGCGGGCTCGACGCGGTGGCCGAGCTCGCCGGAACCCTCGAACGGCTGCGGGCTCGCGCCGCGACCATCCCGGGGGCGCCGTTCCTCGCACGCGACGTCCCCGAGCTCGCGGTCGAAGGCCCGGCGCCGCTCGTGGCCGCCTTCTGCCGGGCCCTCGTCCTGCAGGCCGCGGCGAGCTGCGATCCGCGCACCGGATGGCTGCGGGCGCCGGCGGGTGAGCGCTGGGCGGAGGCGCTGCCGCTGCGGGTCATGCACGCCGCGGGGTGGGAGGTGGGCGACGGCGAGCGCTCGGTGCTGCGGATCGTCGTCGGGGGGAGCGTCGGCTCGTCACCTGCCCGGCCGCGGGTCCGGCTCGACGACAGCGCGGGTTCGCACGCGACGATCGAGGGCGTTCCCGATGCGCTGCTCGCGGGCCCGGTGGCGTTCATCCCGGCTCTCGTGAGCGCCGCCGAGGCGGAGCACCGGGCACGTGAGCTCGCGAGGAGCGCCGCGCACGCCGAGCAGGATCCGGCGGCCGCCCTCCCCGAGCGCGTCGAGCTCAGCGCGCTTCTCGCCGACGACCCCCCGGCGGACGTCGCACCGTCGGCGCTCCGGGCGGTGATCGGACAGGATGCCGACGGCCCCGTCGCGATCGACCTCGCCCTCGAAGGACCGCACGCGCTCGTGGCGGGCACGACCGGCTCGGGCAAGAGCGAGCTGCTCGTGAGCTGGGTGCTCGCTCTCGCGGCAGGGCGCTCGCCGCGCGAGGTGGTCTTCCTGCTCGTCGACTTCAAGGGCGGCGCCTCCTTCGCACCGCTCGCCGGACTGCCGCACGTGGTGGGGGTCGTGAGCGATCTGGACCCCAGCGGCGCGACACGCGCGGTCGCGAGCCTGCGGGCGGAGCTGCATCGCCGCGAGCGGGTGCTGGCGCTCCACGGCGCCCGCGCGATCGAGGAGCTGGCGCCCGGAACGCTCCCGCGGCTCGTCGTCGTGGTCGACGAGTTCGCGGCGCTCGCGGCGCTCGATCCCGAGCTCGCCACGGTCTTCTCCGATCTGGCGGCGCGCGGCCGCTCCCTCGGGCTGCATCTCGTGCTCTGCACGCAGCGGCCCTCCGGGGTGATCCGCGACGCCGTGCTCGCGAACGTGACGTTGCGCGTCTGCCTGCGCGTCCTCGACCGCGCGGACAGCGTCGCGGTCACCGGCGGCGACCGTGCGGCGGCGATCCCCGCTGCGGCGCGGGGCAGGGCCGTGCTGCTGGGCTCGGGCGAGACCCGCGAGGTCCAGTTCGCGATCGCGAGCGCCGCGGACATCCGTGCGGTCGGCGAGCACTGGCCCGGGAAGCCGGACGACGAGGCGCGGCCCTGGCGCGACCCGTTGCCGGCGCTCGTCGAGCCCGCGTCCCTGCCGCGCGGTCGCCGGGGTGCCGTCATCGGGCTCGTCGACCTCCCGGCGGAGCAGCGCAGAGACGGCCTGGAGCTCGAGCTCTGGGCAGCGGGGGCGCTGCTCGTCGTCGGCTCCGCCGGATCCGGTCGCACGGCGACCCTCGTGGCGCTCGCGCGGACGGTCGACGCCGAGGTGCGCTGGGTGCCCGACGATGCGGCCGAGCTCTGGCAGGCGATCCGCACGCCGGGTGCCGGGCGCGTGCTCGTGGTGGCCGACGACCTCGACCGCACGCTCGCGGCGGCGGACCCGGAGCAGCGCGCCGATCTCGTGGAGGCACTCGTGAACGCCCTCCGGGACACGCGGCGGAGCGGGATCGCGCTCGCGGCGAGCACGCGCACCACCGGGGGAGTGCTGCACGGGGTCGCAGGCGGCTTCGAGCAGCGCCTGCTGCTGCGCATGCCGAATCGCGAGGAGCATCTGCTCGCGGGCGGCGAGGCGGCGGGCTTCCAGGCGGCCCGCCGGCCGGGATCCGCCGTGTGGCACGGCCACGAGGCGCAGCTCGCGTGGTGGGGGACCGAGCCTCCCGCGTCGTGGCGGGCGCCGTTGCCCGAGGTGGAGCTCGCGCACGGCGCCTGGGCGATCGTGACACCGCGGCCGGCCGCCTGGGTCGCCCGTCTCACCGCGGCGGGACTCCGGGTGGCCGCACTCGAGAGCGCCCTCGCGTGCGGGGCCGACGCCGCCCCCCTGCTCGTGGGCGACGTCGACGCCTGGCTCGGCGACTACGCGCGCCTCGGCGCGGTGCGTCGCGAGGGGCGGATGCTGTTCCTCGACTGCACGGGAGCCGACCATCGCGCGCTCACCCGCGGACGCGCCGCACTCCCGCCGCTCGGGCGGGACGGCCTGGAGGGGTGGGCGCTCGAGGAGGGCGTCACCCGGCGCGTGTCGATCGCGCTCGACTGA